One Vitis riparia cultivar Riparia Gloire de Montpellier isolate 1030 chromosome 4, EGFV_Vit.rip_1.0, whole genome shotgun sequence genomic window carries:
- the LOC117913276 gene encoding F-box protein PP2-B10-like — protein MESKSPESDARTVFSALPEGAIVDILKLTTPRDACRLSAVASVFSSAAESDSLWESFLPPDYLEIVSRSSESSSRRDFSTKKELFFSLCDSPLLIDGGRRSFWLEKQSGKKCYMLAARELSITWGDTPEYWTWTSIPESRFSEVAFLNEVCWFEVKAKIDTDMLSLRTKYAAYLVFDRRDSSGFENVEVKSSVGIIGSEATENIIYLDKDASEEDTEDELEYGLVSIQNVRSWINDTLTRVYSSQEPDKELLSVEDVRTWMNKNIFQLHSSHEPQEPGVSTKSDGPYPNMRKDAWFEIELGEFFNEGGENKELEIAIKQFDGHWKQGLIIEGIEIRPKND, from the exons ATGGAAAGCAAGTCTCCCGAGTCCGACGCCCGCACTGTTTTCTCGGCTCTGCCGGAGGGTGCCATCGTCGATATTTTGAAGCTAACGACTCCTCGGGACGCCTGTAGACTGTCAGCGGTGGCATCAGTGTTTTCGTCGGCGGCGGAGTCGGACTCTTTGTGGGAGAGTTTCCTGCCGCCCGATTATCTAGAGATCGTCAGCCGGTCGTCGGAGTCTTCGTCTCGACGTGATTTCTCCACCAAGAAGGAGCTCTTCTTCAGTCTCTGCGATTCTCCTCTGTTGATCGATGGGGGCAGAAGG AGCTTTTGGTTGGAGAAgcaaagtggaaaaaaatgttaCATGTTAGCAGCAAGAGAACTCAGTATTACATGGGGTGATACTCCTGAGTATTGGACATGGACTTCTATACCAGAGTCTCGATTTTCTGAGGTCGCATTTCTTAATGAAGTTTGTTGGTTTGAAGTTAAAGCTAAAATAGATACTGACATGTTGTCTTTGAGAACAAAGTATGCAGCTTACCTTGTGTTTGATAGGAGAGATTCGTCTggatttgaaaatgttgaggTGAAATCATCAGTTGGAATTATTGGAAGTGAAGCCACTGAGAACATAATTTATTTAGACAAAGATGCAAGCGAAGAAGATACGGAGGATGAACTTGAATATGGACTTGTGAGTATTCAGAATGTAAGAAGTTGGATTAATGATACTCTGACTCGAGTGTATTCATCACAAGAACCGGATAAAGAACTTCTAAGTGTTGAAGATGTGAGAACTTGGatgaacaaaaatatatttcaattgcATTCCTCACATGAACCACAAGAACCCGGGGTTTCTACAAAAAGCGATGGTCCATatccaaatatgagaaaagatGCATGGTTTGAGATTGAATTGGGCGAGTTCTTTAATGAAGGAGGAGAAAATAAGGAGTTAGAGATTGCCATCAAGCAGTTTGATGGTCATTGGAAACAAGGTCTTATTATTGAAGGGATCGAGATTAGACCAAAAAATGATTAG
- the LOC117913010 gene encoding putative F-box protein PP2-B12, with amino-acid sequence MDGNSNNRVEEGNFSQSDTGADFSTLPEACIVYILALTSPPDVCRMWAVAQWLLPAVEWDALWLRFLPDDYQQILARSAESPSLSDSSSKKELFVRLCDSPLLIDRGKKMFWLEKRSGKKCFMLSARDLTIIWGFSPKYWRWFSVPESRFSEIAYLNDVCWLEIRGRINACMLSPITNYAAYLVFKLWKTISYGFEGVVVNSSIKIGDETTARRSYLKRRRRHSAEEGIPYPTQRKDGWLEIELGEFLSKGGEDIGVKITQLSNQWKRGLMVEGIEIRPKDNL; translated from the exons ATGGACGGCAACAGCAATAATAGAGTGGAAGAAGGCAACTTTTCTCAGTCCGATACCGGCGCTGATTTTTCTACACTGCCGGAAGCTTGCATCGTCTATATTCTAGCTCTGACGAGTCCTCCGGACGTTTGCAGAATGTGGGCGGTGGCACAGTGGTTGCTACCAGCGGTGGAGTGGGACGCCTTGTGGCTGAGGTTTCTCCCGGATGATTATCAGCAGATCCTCGCCCGGTCGGCAGAGTCTCCATCTTTGAGCGATTCTTCCTCCAAGAAGGAGCTCTTCGTCCGTCTATGCGATTCTCCTCTCCTCATCGACAGGGGCAAAAAG ATGTTTTGGTTGGAGAAGCGGAGTGGAAAGAAATGTTTCATGTTGTCTGCAAGAGACCTCACAATCATATGGGGCTTTTCACCTAAATATTGGAGATGGTTTTCTGTACCAGAATCTCGATTTTCAGAGATTGCGTATCTTAATGACGTGTGCTGGCTTGAAATCAGGGGTCGGATCAATGCTTGTATGTTATCTCCGATAACAAACTATGCAGCCTATCTTGTGTTCAAATTGTGGAAAACAATTTCTTATGGATTCGAAGGTGTTGTGGTGAATTCATCAATTAAAATCGGAGATGAAACTACAGCAAGAAGGAGTTATTTGAAGAGAAGGAGGAGGCATTCCGCAGAGGAAGGTATTCCATATCCAACACAGAGAAAGGATGGGTGGCTTGAGATTGAATTAGGAGAGTTCTTGAGTAAAGGAGGAGAAGATATAGGAGTGAAGATAACGCAATTGAGCAATCAATGGAAGAGAGGTCTCATGGTTGAAGGGATTGAAATTAGGCCTAAAGATAATCTATAG